A genomic window from Lotus japonicus ecotype B-129 chromosome 1, LjGifu_v1.2 includes:
- the LOC130734450 gene encoding F-box/kelch-repeat protein At3g23880-like, producing MARIRTRSQLLPSSSNPPDDSHQAPPFPTLPFELGVEILCRLPVKLLLQLRCVCKSWKSLISDPKFAKNHLRCSLTDFTRHRLFLSYNTLANSTFKFLVKDYPLLSVFKASMPAPATELGYPLSNRFNFVIDFCHGIIMVCFKNSKCILLWNPSTRIFKELPRLRNPPLVGTFITYGFGYDNLADKYKVVAVLCYKTDIGGYRKNKTDAEFYRTQVQVHTLGTHAWREIQDFPSCVPFTEIGKFVTGTLNWLVSHESNWFINSLDLGKESYQKILPPDDGNEPENFLGVLKDCLCVLCGDALVWNVWLMKEYGNQMSWTKLFSVAMLPHYRGLRAIHISEDDQVLVVKICSEFFLYDSRDGTLKSLQMHIPYGFISLFSGVYVESLISPCF from the coding sequence ATGGCGCGGATACGGACACGGTCGCAGTTACTTCCTTCCTCTTCCAACCCTCCTGATGACTCACACCAAGCGCCACCGTTTCCAACTCTTCCGTTCGAACTTGGGGTGGAAATTCTATGTAGGCTCCCAGTGAAATTGTTGCTGCAACTCCGCTGCGTTTGCAAGTCTTGGAAATCGCTAATCTCCGATCCCAAATTCGCCAAAAACCACCTTCGTTGTTCGTTGACGGACTTCACCCGCCACCGTCTCTTCTTAAGCTACAATACACTCGCAAACAGTACATTCAAATTCCTTGTCAAGGATTACCCGCTCCTCTCCGTTTTCAAGGCTTCCATGCCCGCCCCCGCCACAGAGCTAGGTTACCCTCTGAGTAACCGTTTTAATTTCGTCATAGACTTTTGCCATGGCATTATCATGGTGTGCTTCAAAAATAGTAAATGTATTCTTCTATGGAACCCTTCTACTCGGATATTCAAAGAGTTGCCGCGTTTGAGAAATCCACCGCTAGTAGGTACTTTCATAACATACGGGTTTGGTTATGATAATCTTGCTGATAAATACAAAGTAGTTGCTGTTCTCTGCTATAAAACAGATATTGGGGGTTACAGGAAAAACAAAACTGATGCTGAGTTTTACAGAACACAAGTCCAGGTTCATACCTTGGGTACTCATGCTTGGAGGGAGATTCAAGACTTCCCTTCATGTGTTCCTTTTACTGAAATAGGAAAATTTGTGACTGGCACTCTTAATTGGTTGGTTTCTCATGAGTCCAATTGGTTTATTAATTCTCTTGATTTGGGGAAGGAGAGTTATCAAAAGATTTTGCCTCCTGATGATGGAAATGAGCCTGAGAATTTTTTGGGGGTGTTGAAGGATTGCTTGTGTGTCTTGTGTGGAGATGCCCTGGTTTGGAATGTTTGGCTTATGAAGGAGTATGGAAATCAGATGTCTTGGACTAAACTATTCAGTGTTGCGATGTTGCCCCATTACAGGGGACTTCGTGCAATTCATATTTCTGAGGATGATCAGGTATTGGTGGTGAAGATCTGTTCAGAATTCTTTCTTTATGATTCCAGAGACGGCACTTTGAAAAGTCTCCAAATGCATATTCCGTATGGTTTTATTTCACTGTTCTCAGGGGTCTATGTAGAAAGTTTGATATCACCTTGCTTTTGA